The proteins below come from a single Ruegeria sp. SCSIO 43209 genomic window:
- a CDS encoding cytochrome c oxidase assembly protein, translating to MKLTGPQKTVAQLVGVVVLMGGLAWAAVPFYNWFCRVTGYGGTTGVAEKAPDDILDQVVTVRFDASKAKGMPWEFKPVEREMKIRIGETGLAFYEAYNPTDKPVAGQASYNVAPYSAGGYFQKIACFCFDEQVLEPGERVEMPVTFFVDPELIEDPEAKYVHTITLSYTFYEIDLPEGYAALDVQAETNKN from the coding sequence ATGAAGTTGACGGGGCCACAGAAAACGGTCGCGCAACTGGTCGGCGTCGTCGTCCTTATGGGCGGTTTGGCATGGGCAGCGGTGCCGTTTTATAATTGGTTCTGCCGGGTCACGGGGTATGGAGGGACCACCGGGGTTGCCGAGAAAGCCCCTGATGACATTCTCGACCAAGTGGTGACGGTCCGATTTGATGCCTCCAAGGCCAAGGGTATGCCGTGGGAATTCAAGCCCGTCGAACGCGAGATGAAAATACGTATCGGTGAGACAGGTCTGGCGTTCTACGAAGCGTACAACCCAACCGACAAGCCCGTCGCAGGGCAGGCGTCCTACAACGTGGCGCCCTATTCCGCCGGGGGGTATTTTCAGAAAATCGCCTGTTTCTGCTTCGATGAACAGGTGTTGGAGCCGGGTGAGCGAGTCGAGATGCCCGTTACGTTCTTCGTCGATCCCGAACTGATCGAAGATCCCGAAGCAAAATATGTGCATACGATCACGCTGTCGTATACATTCTATGAGATTGATCTGCCCGAGGGCTATGCCGCCCTTGACGTGCAGGCTGAGACAAACAAGAACTAA